A part of Desulfovibrio inopinatus DSM 10711 genomic DNA contains:
- the nifJ gene encoding pyruvate:ferredoxin (flavodoxin) oxidoreductase: MAKKMKTMDGNQAAAYVGYALSEAAAIYPITPSSPMAEHCDEWGVAGVKNIFGQTTPVEEMQSEAGAAGAVHGSLAAGALTTTFTASQGLLLMIPNMYKIAGELLPGVFHVAARALATHALSIFGDHGDVMACRATGFAMLSSASVQECIDLGLVSHLAAIESSVPFVHFFDGFRTSHEIQKVELIDYDDMAKLMPMDKVDEFKYRALNPEHPHIRGTAQNPDIYFQGREAANPYYLAVPRIVRKYMREVGKLTGRSYNLFDYVGDPEADRVIIAMASSCETIEEVVNHMVDDGERVGLVKVRLFRPFDADALLAAVPATTECVTVLERTKEPGALADPLYLDVAASYLKLGQAPRLLGGRYGLGSKEFTPNMVAAVFENMLGTKPKNHFTVGIIDDVTETSLDIGPAFDTTPEGTVQCKFWGFGSDGTVGANKQAIKIIGDNTNMYAQAYFSYDSKKSGGVTVSHLRFGSSPIQSTYLVQSPDYVACHKPSYIHLYDVLEGIQDGGSFVLNSHWTEEDMETQLPAHMRRTIARKKLKFYNIDAVSLAEKVGLGGRINMIMQTAFFKVANVIPFEQAMALLKDSIKATYGRKGDKIVNMNIQAVDSALEGLAQIDYPDSWKDAVDTPVEAKAEPEFIANVVKPILALKGDELPVSVFDPDGRFPVGTTQYEKRGVAINVPEWIADNCIQCNQCAFVCPHSALRPVLASDDELTKAPDSFKTLPATGKELKGLHFRLQVNSLDCMGCGNCADICPAKEKALVMKPIDTQTDEQVPNYDFAETVTYKDDLMKRESFKGSQFQQSLFEFSGACAGCGETPYVKVLTQLFGERMIIANATGCSSIWGASAPSMPYTANKDGHGPAWGNSLFEDAAEYGYGMLMSVDTQRKRLASLVDEAITHVSMPDELKAALSDWLHNKDSATASRQYGDAIKNMLCKTGCMPPLLREITQMADLFTKKSVWCFGGDGWAYDIGFGGLDHVLASGKDINIFVMDTEVYSNTGGQASKATPTGSVAQFAASGKKAAKKDLGRIAMTYGYVYVASVSMGANKQQMLKAFLEAEAYPGPSLILAYAPCINQGIRKGMGKTQLEEKLAVESGYWPLYRYNPELAKEGKNPFLLESKVPNGTLQDFLSGENRYAQLEKRMPELSKELRAKIEEEVNERYQMLKHMADHYYQENIDPKSIELKNAGKDIKAGEACDTTPTPEHDRPETGEPCNEGRNGGGK; the protein is encoded by the coding sequence ATGGCTAAAAAGATGAAAACCATGGACGGCAACCAGGCCGCCGCCTATGTCGGCTATGCCTTAAGTGAAGCTGCCGCCATTTACCCCATCACTCCGTCGTCGCCGATGGCCGAGCATTGCGATGAATGGGGCGTTGCCGGGGTAAAAAACATTTTCGGCCAAACAACACCGGTCGAAGAAATGCAGTCCGAGGCGGGTGCGGCTGGAGCCGTCCACGGCTCGCTGGCAGCCGGGGCGCTCACGACGACATTTACCGCCTCTCAAGGCTTGTTGCTCATGATCCCCAATATGTACAAGATCGCGGGCGAACTTCTCCCCGGCGTTTTCCACGTTGCCGCCCGCGCCTTGGCCACCCACGCGCTCTCGATTTTTGGCGATCACGGTGACGTTATGGCCTGCCGTGCCACCGGGTTTGCCATGCTTTCCTCGGCATCGGTCCAGGAATGTATCGACCTCGGCCTGGTGTCGCATCTGGCCGCCATTGAATCGAGCGTCCCCTTTGTTCACTTTTTCGACGGGTTCAGAACGTCGCACGAAATTCAAAAAGTCGAACTCATCGACTATGATGACATGGCCAAGCTCATGCCCATGGACAAAGTCGACGAGTTCAAATACCGCGCGCTCAACCCCGAACATCCTCATATTCGAGGAACGGCGCAAAACCCGGACATCTACTTTCAAGGCCGTGAAGCCGCGAACCCCTATTATCTCGCCGTGCCGCGCATTGTTCGCAAATACATGCGCGAAGTCGGCAAACTGACCGGTCGCTCGTACAATCTCTTTGACTACGTCGGCGACCCCGAAGCCGATCGCGTCATCATTGCCATGGCATCGTCCTGCGAAACCATCGAAGAAGTCGTCAACCACATGGTTGATGACGGCGAGCGTGTCGGTCTGGTCAAAGTCCGCCTATTCCGTCCCTTCGATGCCGATGCCCTGCTTGCTGCCGTGCCGGCAACGACCGAATGTGTGACCGTTCTGGAACGCACCAAAGAACCGGGTGCACTGGCCGATCCGCTCTACCTCGACGTCGCGGCAAGCTATCTCAAGCTGGGTCAGGCTCCACGCTTGCTTGGTGGTCGATATGGCTTGGGTTCCAAGGAATTTACACCCAACATGGTGGCGGCCGTATTTGAAAACATGCTGGGCACGAAACCGAAAAACCATTTCACCGTGGGCATCATCGACGATGTGACCGAAACATCACTCGACATCGGGCCGGCTTTCGACACCACGCCGGAAGGTACCGTGCAGTGCAAATTCTGGGGATTTGGTTCAGACGGTACTGTCGGCGCCAATAAGCAAGCCATCAAGATCATTGGCGACAACACCAATATGTACGCGCAGGCCTATTTCTCCTACGATTCGAAAAAATCAGGGGGGGTCACGGTCTCGCATTTGCGCTTTGGTTCTTCGCCGATTCAGTCCACCTACCTTGTTCAGTCGCCGGATTACGTTGCCTGCCACAAACCGAGCTACATTCACTTGTACGACGTGCTCGAAGGCATTCAGGACGGTGGTTCGTTCGTGCTCAATTCGCATTGGACCGAAGAAGACATGGAAACGCAACTTCCGGCCCATATGCGTCGCACCATTGCCCGCAAGAAACTGAAATTCTACAATATCGATGCCGTCAGCCTGGCAGAAAAAGTCGGCTTGGGTGGTCGCATCAACATGATCATGCAGACCGCCTTCTTCAAGGTGGCCAACGTCATCCCCTTTGAACAGGCCATGGCCTTGCTCAAAGATTCCATCAAAGCCACTTACGGCCGTAAAGGCGACAAGATCGTCAACATGAACATTCAGGCCGTGGACAGCGCTCTGGAGGGCTTGGCCCAGATCGACTACCCGGATTCTTGGAAAGACGCCGTAGATACGCCGGTGGAAGCCAAAGCCGAACCGGAATTTATCGCCAATGTGGTGAAACCGATTCTTGCACTCAAGGGCGACGAATTACCGGTTTCCGTGTTCGATCCGGACGGCCGCTTCCCCGTGGGAACGACGCAGTATGAAAAGCGTGGCGTTGCTATCAACGTGCCCGAATGGATCGCGGACAACTGCATTCAATGCAACCAATGCGCCTTTGTCTGCCCACACAGCGCCCTGCGTCCAGTTCTTGCTTCCGATGACGAACTCACGAAAGCACCAGACAGCTTCAAGACACTGCCGGCCACAGGGAAAGAACTCAAAGGACTGCATTTCCGCTTGCAAGTGAACAGCCTCGACTGCATGGGGTGCGGCAACTGCGCCGACATTTGCCCGGCCAAGGAAAAAGCCCTGGTCATGAAACCCATTGATACCCAAACCGACGAACAAGTGCCCAACTACGACTTTGCCGAGACCGTCACCTACAAGGACGACCTCATGAAGCGCGAATCCTTCAAGGGCAGTCAGTTCCAGCAATCGCTGTTCGAATTCTCGGGTGCGTGCGCCGGTTGTGGCGAAACACCATACGTCAAAGTGCTGACCCAGCTGTTCGGCGAACGAATGATCATCGCCAACGCCACGGGCTGTTCCTCGATTTGGGGCGCATCGGCACCGTCTATGCCATACACGGCAAACAAAGACGGTCACGGCCCGGCGTGGGGGAACTCGCTGTTCGAAGACGCGGCGGAATATGGCTACGGCATGCTCATGTCGGTGGACACGCAACGCAAGCGCCTGGCCAGCCTGGTTGATGAAGCTATTACCCACGTTTCCATGCCGGACGAACTGAAAGCCGCACTGAGCGATTGGCTCCACAACAAAGATTCTGCCACGGCGTCACGACAATACGGGGATGCGATCAAAAACATGTTGTGTAAAACCGGTTGCATGCCGCCACTCTTGCGAGAAATCACCCAAATGGCCGACTTGTTCACCAAGAAATCCGTGTGGTGTTTCGGTGGTGATGGTTGGGCCTACGATATCGGCTTCGGCGGTTTGGATCACGTGTTGGCATCAGGCAAAGACATCAACATCTTCGTCATGGATACGGAAGTGTATTCCAACACGGGCGGTCAGGCGTCCAAAGCAACCCCGACCGGATCAGTGGCCCAATTCGCCGCTTCGGGCAAGAAAGCCGCCAAGAAAGATCTGGGTCGCATCGCCATGACGTATGGTTATGTCTACGTGGCCTCGGTGTCCATGGGCGCGAACAAGCAACAGATGCTTAAGGCCTTCCTTGAAGCCGAAGCCTATCCTGGACCGTCTTTGATCCTGGCCTATGCTCCTTGCATCAACCAGGGAATTCGTAAAGGCATGGGCAAAACCCAGCTTGAAGAGAAGCTGGCTGTCGAGTCCGGATATTGGCCCTTGTATCGATATAATCCGGAGTTGGCCAAAGAAGGCAAAAACCCGTTTCTCCTGGAATCCAAGGTGCCGAATGGCACGCTTCAGGATTTCCTCTCCGGCGAAAACCGCTATGCTCAGCTCGAAAAGCGTATGCCCGAGCTTTCGAAAGAGTTACGTGCCAAGATCGAAGAGGAAGTCAACGAACGCTACCAGATGCTCAAACACATGGCCGATCACTATTATCAAGAAAATATCGATCCCAAGTCGATTGAACTGAAAAACGCAGGGAAGGATATCAAGGCAGGAGAAGCCTGCGACACCACGCCGACACCGGAACATGATCGTCCGGAAACGGGTGAGCCGTGCAACGAGGGTCGCAACGGAGGCGGAAAATAA
- a CDS encoding GGDEF domain-containing protein, whose amino-acid sequence MSDLWPEEELKTAKDILDDALHEHDLSRICEAIKLMLPYCSSEIISCKSDIMLCILKDVLHASKLSQVCVLDEYESGTFRALIKDVLSVREFLMALATGDLSQSLTVKGYLAGALKSLQAHLKHLTWQTQMVAQGDFNQSVDFLGEFSDAFNSMIAQLEENRKRLQESEERYRHMSLMDPLTNLFNRRHLFDVLHQEVQKALQQQSFFSLIMLDVDHFKRINDKFGHAAGDYVLEELAKRLQSCLRPGDVAARYGGEEFLVVLPHTDLATAYSLAERIRLNFQHPPLVFSNFQFFVTASFGVSIYNTFGDSEKDISSLVDILCKQADEALYRAKAGGRNCVNVYP is encoded by the coding sequence ATGTCGGATTTATGGCCAGAGGAAGAACTCAAAACTGCTAAAGACATATTAGATGATGCACTTCATGAACATGATTTGTCGCGGATCTGTGAGGCCATCAAGTTGATGCTTCCTTACTGTTCTTCAGAAATCATCAGTTGCAAATCAGATATAATGCTCTGCATTCTCAAGGACGTGTTGCATGCCTCAAAATTATCTCAGGTGTGTGTTTTAGATGAATATGAAAGCGGTACATTTCGAGCGTTGATTAAAGACGTTCTTTCTGTGCGTGAATTTCTTATGGCGTTAGCAACGGGAGACCTCTCCCAATCTTTGACGGTGAAAGGATATTTGGCCGGGGCACTGAAGTCACTTCAGGCCCATTTAAAGCACCTGACCTGGCAGACTCAGATGGTCGCTCAAGGTGATTTTAATCAGAGCGTTGATTTCCTTGGCGAATTTTCTGATGCGTTCAATTCCATGATTGCACAGCTTGAAGAAAATCGTAAACGCCTTCAGGAAAGTGAAGAACGATATCGACATATGTCCCTGATGGATCCGTTGACGAATCTTTTTAATCGTCGTCATCTCTTCGACGTTTTACATCAGGAAGTGCAGAAGGCGCTTCAGCAGCAGAGTTTTTTTTCGCTTATTATGCTGGATGTCGATCATTTCAAACGTATCAATGATAAGTTCGGACATGCGGCGGGAGATTATGTGCTTGAGGAACTCGCCAAGCGTTTGCAGAGTTGTTTGCGACCTGGAGATGTAGCAGCCCGATATGGAGGTGAAGAATTTCTTGTGGTGCTTCCTCATACCGATCTCGCTACAGCATACTCCTTGGCAGAACGAATCCGGCTGAATTTTCAGCATCCCCCTCTTGTTTTTTCGAATTTCCAATTCTTCGTTACAGCCAGCTTTGGTGTGAGCATATATAATACGTTCGGGGACTCGGAGAAGGATATTTCGTCCCTGGTCGATATATTGTGTAAACAAGCTGATGAAGCCTTGTATCGTGCGAAAGCAGGCGGAAGAAATTGCGTGAATGTCTACCCATGA
- a CDS encoding V4R domain-containing protein produces MADRKYAFSWELLGDIDLGRPNLGPMTRLEVYRLMQFAFRDVIEREVGTQKTDELFYQAGKLAGCEFYKHILGNMTDFTEFVKRLQQMLKEMGIGILRIEKADLDAGSFILTVSEDLDCSGLPELDYEICVYDEGFIAGLMESYTGKAFRVKEIDCWCTGDRTCRFTAEVIKE; encoded by the coding sequence ATGGCCGATAGAAAGTATGCGTTTTCATGGGAATTATTAGGCGATATCGACTTGGGGCGCCCGAACCTGGGACCGATGACGCGACTTGAGGTCTATCGGCTTATGCAATTTGCTTTCCGCGATGTCATAGAGCGCGAAGTGGGAACACAAAAAACCGATGAACTCTTTTATCAGGCAGGAAAACTTGCCGGATGTGAGTTTTATAAGCATATTTTGGGGAACATGACGGATTTTACCGAGTTCGTGAAGAGGCTCCAGCAGATGTTGAAAGAAATGGGAATCGGGATATTGCGCATCGAGAAGGCCGACCTGGACGCAGGTTCATTTATTCTGACGGTATCCGAAGACCTTGATTGTTCAGGATTACCTGAACTAGATTATGAAATATGTGTCTATGACGAAGGCTTTATTGCAGGTCTTATGGAGAGTTACACGGGGAAGGCGTTTCGGGTGAAAGAGATCGATTGCTGGTGTACGGGGGACAGGACATGCCGCTTTACGGCAGAGGTTATAAAGGAATAA
- a CDS encoding 4Fe-4S dicluster domain-containing protein: MKVLRPSRIVRCIGCHSCSLACARIVHKSFSWNKAGIRIRSAGGISSGFQAVLCLACNPAPCAEACPTGAMTPRKNGGGVIHKDSVCIRCGKCAAACPVNAIYLDETNSPFVCIHCGRCIPFCPHDCLELAEETETASCTEGCYVEK; this comes from the coding sequence ATGAAAGTACTTCGACCGAGCAGGATTGTACGGTGTATCGGATGCCATTCCTGTTCTCTTGCGTGTGCCAGAATTGTCCATAAATCATTTTCCTGGAACAAAGCAGGCATCCGTATTCGCTCAGCTGGTGGCATTTCAAGCGGTTTTCAGGCGGTCCTCTGCCTGGCCTGCAACCCGGCACCATGTGCCGAAGCGTGCCCGACCGGGGCCATGACACCGCGCAAAAACGGCGGAGGCGTCATTCATAAAGACAGTGTTTGTATTCGGTGTGGAAAATGCGCGGCAGCATGTCCCGTGAACGCCATTTATCTCGACGAAACCAACTCTCCATTTGTTTGCATTCACTGTGGTCGGTGCATCCCGTTTTGCCCGCACGACTGCCTGGAACTCGCCGAAGAAACAGAGACCGCCTCATGTACGGAGGGCTGCTATGTCGAGAAGTGA
- a CDS encoding aldehyde ferredoxin oxidoreductase N-terminal domain-containing protein has protein sequence MSRSDTFRVLIVDLSTGKGRFTNFGDRSVWCGGSGLATALFAKYGRPDEDAFHPDQPLIFAIGTLNGYFPLMSKTVCGFKSPYTGHFAESHGGGRSSLALRFAGLDALVFIGKAKKPCLVEVGSKRLNVMDAHFLWGADVDTTGKLVRKMSKAASGHRTMFRIGPAGEHKMHYACINIDTYRHFGRLGCGAVMGAKNLKAVIVQGDADLELPEKSKEYVSLFNKLYEDVTSTQMMQKYHNLGTPVNVMPLNELKSLPWRNMQATHDDDATKISGETFASDVLMHNSACSGCPVGCIHIGMVRKMFAEDHRFEIRKVSYDHEPNFAAGPMLGVTNPTDVLAIIDRCELEGMDIISAGVALAWATEATEKGLISEKETMTRLTFGDADAYIKAMYHLGHQENDFYRVLGQGALVAAKTYGGEEFACVLGQEMAGYGTGETYFVGQTLGFRHAHLDTGGYSYDQKHKEEDIDKTIAFYIDDEKGRVLLTSLVACLFARGVYKDELIAECFKTLGYDDMADNLDSMADHIRNARWNEKIKCGFNPHTTHIPKRFAEITTWKGPVNPDYMERLRLAYADAIVAMAKKIDP, from the coding sequence ATGTCGAGAAGTGATACATTTCGCGTCCTGATTGTCGACCTCAGTACCGGCAAAGGGCGGTTTACGAACTTTGGCGATCGCTCTGTCTGGTGTGGAGGTTCAGGCTTGGCCACAGCACTCTTTGCGAAATATGGACGCCCAGACGAAGATGCATTCCACCCCGACCAGCCTCTTATTTTCGCCATAGGCACGCTCAACGGATACTTCCCGCTCATGAGTAAAACCGTATGCGGATTCAAATCGCCGTATACCGGGCATTTCGCCGAATCACACGGTGGCGGTCGCTCTTCCTTGGCCTTACGATTTGCCGGTTTGGACGCGCTTGTCTTTATTGGGAAAGCCAAAAAACCATGCCTCGTCGAAGTGGGCTCAAAACGGCTTAATGTCATGGATGCACATTTCCTTTGGGGTGCCGATGTAGATACAACCGGAAAACTCGTTCGAAAGATGTCCAAAGCGGCTTCAGGACACCGCACCATGTTTCGCATTGGGCCGGCCGGGGAACACAAAATGCATTACGCATGCATCAATATTGATACCTATCGTCATTTTGGACGACTGGGGTGCGGCGCAGTCATGGGCGCCAAAAACCTCAAAGCCGTTATCGTACAGGGTGATGCCGATCTTGAACTCCCCGAAAAGAGCAAAGAGTATGTTTCGCTTTTCAATAAACTCTATGAGGACGTCACCAGCACCCAGATGATGCAGAAATATCACAATCTGGGAACGCCAGTGAACGTTATGCCGCTCAATGAACTCAAATCGCTTCCTTGGCGCAACATGCAGGCGACGCACGACGACGATGCCACCAAAATCTCCGGTGAAACCTTCGCTTCGGACGTGCTTATGCACAACAGCGCCTGTTCAGGCTGCCCGGTCGGATGCATTCATATCGGCATGGTACGCAAGATGTTTGCCGAAGATCATCGCTTTGAAATCCGCAAAGTCTCATACGACCACGAACCGAACTTTGCGGCCGGCCCCATGCTCGGAGTGACCAATCCCACCGATGTCCTTGCGATTATCGATCGATGTGAGTTGGAAGGGATGGATATCATTAGCGCAGGTGTGGCGCTGGCGTGGGCAACCGAAGCGACCGAGAAAGGTCTCATCTCAGAGAAAGAAACCATGACGAGACTCACATTCGGTGACGCCGATGCCTACATCAAAGCCATGTATCACCTGGGGCACCAGGAAAATGATTTCTACCGTGTTCTCGGACAAGGAGCACTCGTCGCAGCCAAAACGTATGGAGGCGAGGAATTTGCGTGTGTACTCGGTCAGGAAATGGCTGGCTACGGCACCGGCGAAACCTATTTTGTGGGACAAACCCTTGGTTTTCGCCATGCTCACCTCGACACGGGGGGCTATTCCTACGACCAAAAACATAAAGAAGAAGACATCGACAAAACCATCGCATTCTATATTGACGATGAAAAAGGTCGGGTCCTTCTCACTAGCCTCGTTGCTTGTCTGTTTGCCCGTGGTGTCTACAAGGATGAACTCATCGCCGAATGCTTTAAAACACTCGGCTACGATGACATGGCAGACAATCTGGATTCGATGGCCGACCATATCCGAAACGCCCGTTGGAACGAGAAAATCAAATGTGGGTTCAATCCGCATACAACGCACATTCCCAAACGCTTTGCTGAAATCACAACCTGGAAAGGACCAGTTAACCCCGACTATATGGAACGACTTCGTCTCGCGTACGCGGACGCCATCGTTGCTATGGCCAAAAAGATAGATCCGTAA
- a CDS encoding zinc-dependent alcohol dehydrogenase family protein — MKEYRFQGVGLSRLEMIDADTPSVTGRQVVVSMRAFALNYRDLLVAEGRYGLSSIQGLRPFSDGVGIVKRVGPDVVGLSKGDRVMTSFFRDWTSGKPTPEGCTSDLGGNVDGVLAEEVVLPEHALVPAPHHLADVEAATLPCAGVTAYNALVARGDLLPGQTVLTLGSGGVSLYAIRIASALGARVIATTSDDTKAAWLLHQGAHDVINYKTNPDWPNAVKTLTDGRGVDHVVEVGGVGTLAMSMECLAMGGHIAYIGVLTGKDGAINPFPLLAKSARLDGIYVGSRQILDELGKFMGRYDVRPYVDRIFPFDEVHKAYAFLASGQHKGKVVVAIQDS, encoded by the coding sequence ATGAAAGAGTATCGTTTTCAGGGGGTTGGTTTGTCTCGGTTAGAGATGATCGATGCCGACACGCCTTCAGTGACGGGCAGGCAGGTTGTTGTGTCCATGCGGGCATTTGCGTTGAATTATAGGGATCTTCTTGTTGCTGAAGGGCGTTATGGATTGTCATCAATACAAGGGCTTCGTCCATTCTCTGACGGTGTTGGCATTGTGAAACGCGTTGGTCCTGATGTTGTCGGCCTTTCGAAAGGCGACAGAGTCATGACAAGCTTCTTTCGTGATTGGACATCAGGCAAACCGACTCCAGAAGGATGTACATCGGACTTGGGGGGGAATGTCGATGGCGTTTTGGCAGAAGAGGTTGTGCTCCCGGAACATGCTCTTGTTCCAGCGCCGCATCATCTTGCCGATGTGGAGGCCGCGACATTACCATGCGCTGGTGTCACCGCCTATAATGCTCTCGTTGCTCGGGGGGATTTGCTCCCCGGCCAAACCGTCTTGACACTGGGCTCGGGCGGAGTCTCCCTTTATGCCATACGTATCGCTTCAGCGCTTGGGGCTCGAGTTATCGCGACGACAAGTGACGACACCAAGGCAGCATGGCTGTTGCATCAGGGGGCTCACGATGTGATCAATTACAAGACGAATCCTGATTGGCCCAATGCCGTGAAAACGCTGACGGATGGTCGTGGAGTGGATCACGTCGTCGAAGTCGGTGGTGTCGGGACGCTTGCCATGTCTATGGAATGTCTCGCTATGGGGGGACACATTGCCTATATTGGCGTGCTGACAGGAAAAGATGGTGCCATCAATCCTTTCCCTCTTCTTGCTAAATCTGCTCGCTTAGATGGAATTTACGTTGGATCGCGACAAATATTAGATGAGTTGGGGAAATTTATGGGGCGTTATGACGTACGGCCTTATGTTGATCGTATCTTCCCGTTCGACGAAGTCCACAAGGCTTATGCGTTTCTTGCGTCAGGGCAACACAAGGGAAAAGTTGTTGTCGCCATCCAAGATTCGTAA
- a CDS encoding DUF1835 domain-containing protein encodes MRRMHVRCGSDIRDLLDLARLEGTFFEFSDPVCQGPLLGVGRDDSVIAARSHFLAHAYGFDTPEKEEQRLEQQYATLDRLQTFDDIVLWFEHDLYDQSILIRILAELAEMDDTWRKVRLVNVSRFVGKAGFFGLGNLKPRELAALERDAEPLTAEMVACGLQAWTAFCTSDPETLYHFAQSEHPGLPWLAAALKRHLQELPWTTNGLSLTERRILEAAAQGDPTPVRIFRRNFFELENAPYLGDAMFWYVMHGLSSTATPALTPFVSPCDPIGLTDFGHQLLANSADFFEYNTIDRWWGGLHMTDGRWRYNGERPVLID; translated from the coding sequence ATGCGACGTATGCATGTTCGCTGTGGTTCGGATATCCGTGATCTTCTCGATTTGGCGAGACTCGAGGGAACGTTCTTCGAATTTTCCGACCCCGTCTGCCAAGGTCCTCTGCTTGGAGTTGGTCGCGACGACTCCGTTATTGCAGCACGTTCTCATTTTCTGGCTCATGCCTACGGGTTCGACACTCCTGAGAAGGAAGAACAACGCCTGGAACAGCAATACGCTACCTTGGATCGTCTTCAAACGTTTGATGATATTGTGCTCTGGTTCGAGCATGATTTGTATGATCAGAGCATTCTCATTCGCATTCTTGCCGAATTGGCCGAGATGGACGACACTTGGCGCAAAGTCCGACTCGTCAACGTGAGCCGTTTTGTTGGCAAAGCCGGCTTCTTTGGGCTTGGCAACCTCAAACCCCGCGAACTTGCAGCATTGGAACGCGATGCGGAACCGCTCACAGCCGAAATGGTTGCCTGTGGGCTTCAAGCCTGGACAGCGTTTTGTACGTCCGATCCTGAAACCCTCTACCATTTCGCTCAATCCGAACACCCCGGCCTCCCTTGGTTGGCTGCCGCGTTAAAACGACACCTTCAGGAGTTGCCTTGGACCACAAACGGTCTCTCGTTGACCGAGCGCCGCATTCTTGAAGCCGCAGCTCAAGGCGATCCCACGCCGGTTCGAATTTTCCGTCGAAATTTTTTTGAACTGGAAAACGCCCCGTACCTTGGCGATGCCATGTTCTGGTATGTCATGCATGGTCTATCATCCACGGCAACCCCTGCCTTAACCCCGTTTGTTTCTCCATGCGATCCAATAGGCCTGACCGACTTCGGACACCAACTTCTTGCAAACAGTGCTGATTTTTTTGAATACAATACGATTGACCGTTGGTGGGGCGGGCTCCACATGACAGACGGCAGATGGCGATATAATGGGGAACGGCCAGTATTGATAGACTAA